From the genome of Flavobacterium luteolum, one region includes:
- a CDS encoding leucine-rich repeat domain-containing protein, with translation MENTKPEILTKIEKKFKLNLNRVIEGDVLHRPYSYKIDENNNIIELNLDNCSLTSLYYLRSAKTLKRLTARGNNIQDIEGLFQLEELEYLDLAKNRIEDISILKELTRLEYLDISNNRVYDISPVYDHLSHGLTLKAEFNPTIYPSQEFSLDSNEKIVGWFDNLWYYAQTIIEENLKSGEEVLDLGNCGITDLSRFPLLYECTHLKRLVLSNEWAIYEDGWDRETSNNKRMPNNIFNVPVEFFKLVNLEELIIGGDWKSKKKLFWNRWRIKFFDFNKLINLKYLNISNNLIYGKIYLSKLEKIEVLHLNNNRITSISVSSSLENIKELYLSNNYISDISFLNKFPAITTADLHSNKIKTLLPIREVIKRVEINDSRWRKDTINLTQNPLSNPPLEVVSQQNEFVLAYFEQYQAELDIKIMPYKNRDIKLVLVGNSDAGKSTLTEYLLTGIWNDTISSTHWMEVKPWLAKHKKKTYNVRIFDFGGQEYYHDTHYLFFTKQTAYLLLWNESSNKYGDLPIKQRQSDGSFETNNVQCFPLEYWLNSIEYHTRNRNISLDEKRIIEILDKRDEAIKNIFNAGEDWVKIIVDPTDKIARELDEVPNIVISQNKVDNANDLRFLDEKQLKEDYAKIFGYASFSLKTQRGFENFKNILFELLDKTPLINKEFLGTWGYVKNEIENGNYPNKKLSIKDFKDYCNRLIKTIPEVKIGGKKLIKQVLFNVTDAASFAQYLNNIGLILYFPENEKLKDYVFVNQKDILKNIYDILLGLNKQNGKFNKEYIKSKLGKSHFDNECEMITSIMTHFKMIFEHPSEADHYIAPLYLPGEPPKSVKIFLNTFHQPVCKFVFNSFIHKHVILEFFQKYGQAVLKDSNSGESYLYWKTGIVLKDADTHEIVLVKFCNVDQNNEIPHISVYRLVNSASSHFSENVIDALEEICLDKDVTKMITVDGENFIPLNIINTAEEQENWVFYYDHKYYELKEFKKYLKKTIKMKKIFISYSKADAFYLEKLEKHLSVLKRNGTIDTWNCRQLLAGEKWDGKIKKELEEANVIIFLVSDDFLATDYIWDVEIKRAIERETADPDGVKVVPIIVRSCYWEESPLSVYNTAPKKAQVITLAGDIDLAYTEAVKEIKKIL, from the coding sequence ATGGAGAATACCAAACCAGAAATCTTAACTAAAATTGAAAAAAAATTTAAACTGAATCTTAACAGGGTTATTGAAGGAGATGTTCTCCATCGTCCGTATTCTTACAAGATTGATGAAAATAATAATATTATAGAGCTTAATCTTGACAATTGCAGTCTGACATCTCTTTACTACTTAAGATCGGCTAAAACCCTAAAAAGATTGACTGCGAGAGGAAATAATATCCAGGACATAGAGGGGCTGTTTCAACTTGAAGAATTAGAGTATCTCGATTTAGCCAAAAACAGGATTGAGGATATTTCAATCTTAAAAGAGCTGACTCGACTTGAATATTTAGATATATCCAATAACAGGGTATATGATATAAGTCCTGTTTATGATCACTTAAGTCATGGATTGACACTGAAAGCCGAATTTAATCCAACGATTTACCCATCACAGGAATTTTCTCTAGATAGTAATGAAAAAATTGTTGGTTGGTTTGACAATTTATGGTATTATGCACAGACAATAATTGAAGAAAACCTAAAATCTGGAGAAGAGGTTTTGGATCTTGGGAATTGTGGCATTACCGATTTATCAAGGTTTCCTTTATTATATGAATGCACGCACTTAAAAAGACTTGTACTGAGTAATGAATGGGCTATTTATGAAGACGGATGGGATAGGGAAACCAGTAATAATAAGCGAATGCCAAATAATATTTTCAATGTTCCAGTAGAATTTTTCAAGTTGGTTAATTTGGAAGAGCTTATTATTGGCGGTGACTGGAAGAGCAAGAAGAAATTGTTTTGGAACAGATGGAGAATTAAATTTTTTGATTTTAATAAATTGATAAATCTAAAGTATCTCAATATAAGCAATAACTTAATTTATGGTAAAATCTATCTTTCTAAACTTGAAAAGATAGAAGTATTGCATTTGAATAATAATAGAATAACTTCCATATCGGTAAGTTCCAGCCTGGAAAATATAAAAGAACTCTACCTGAGCAATAATTATATTTCCGACATTTCTTTTCTTAATAAATTTCCGGCAATCACTACGGCAGATCTTCACTCCAATAAAATAAAAACTTTGCTGCCCATAAGAGAGGTTATTAAAAGAGTAGAGATCAATGATTCAAGATGGAGAAAGGATACAATAAACCTAACCCAAAATCCTTTATCAAATCCTCCATTGGAAGTTGTTTCACAACAAAATGAATTTGTACTAGCCTATTTTGAACAATATCAGGCGGAGCTGGATATCAAAATAATGCCTTATAAAAACAGAGATATTAAGTTAGTTTTAGTGGGAAACAGCGATGCAGGAAAATCGACCCTTACAGAATATCTGCTGACCGGAATATGGAACGATACTATCAGCAGCACCCACTGGATGGAAGTAAAACCCTGGCTGGCAAAACATAAAAAGAAAACCTATAATGTCAGGATTTTTGATTTTGGCGGACAGGAATATTATCATGATACCCATTATCTATTCTTTACCAAACAAACCGCTTATTTATTGCTGTGGAACGAAAGTTCAAATAAGTATGGAGATTTGCCTATTAAGCAAAGGCAGAGCGATGGCAGCTTTGAAACAAACAATGTCCAGTGTTTTCCATTAGAGTACTGGCTAAATTCCATCGAATATCATACGAGAAATAGAAATATTTCTCTTGATGAGAAAAGGATCATTGAAATATTGGATAAGCGTGATGAAGCCATTAAAAATATTTTTAATGCTGGAGAAGATTGGGTTAAAATTATAGTTGATCCTACTGATAAAATTGCCAGAGAATTAGATGAAGTTCCCAATATTGTAATTTCCCAGAATAAAGTGGACAATGCAAATGATCTAAGATTTCTGGATGAAAAGCAACTTAAAGAAGACTATGCCAAAATTTTCGGATATGCATCTTTTTCTCTAAAAACCCAGAGAGGTTTTGAAAATTTTAAAAACATCTTATTTGAACTGCTTGACAAAACTCCTTTAATTAACAAAGAATTTTTGGGCACATGGGGATATGTGAAAAATGAAATTGAAAATGGGAATTACCCCAACAAAAAACTGTCGATTAAGGATTTTAAGGATTACTGCAACAGACTAATTAAAACTATTCCTGAAGTAAAGATTGGAGGGAAAAAATTAATAAAACAGGTGCTGTTTAATGTTACGGACGCGGCTAGTTTTGCCCAGTACCTAAATAATATCGGTTTAATACTGTATTTTCCAGAAAATGAGAAACTTAAAGATTATGTGTTTGTAAATCAAAAAGATATTCTTAAAAACATCTATGATATTTTATTGGGGCTAAATAAGCAGAATGGGAAATTCAACAAAGAGTATATTAAAAGCAAACTAGGGAAAAGCCATTTTGATAATGAATGTGAAATGATTACCAGCATTATGACACATTTTAAGATGATTTTTGAGCATCCTTCAGAGGCAGATCATTATATAGCACCTTTATATCTGCCGGGCGAACCTCCTAAGAGCGTAAAAATTTTTCTCAATACATTTCACCAGCCTGTCTGCAAGTTTGTATTCAACAGCTTTATCCATAAACATGTGATTTTAGAATTTTTTCAGAAATACGGGCAGGCAGTACTTAAGGATTCAAATAGCGGTGAATCTTATCTATACTGGAAAACGGGAATAGTTTTAAAAGATGCCGATACCCATGAAATTGTTCTTGTAAAATTCTGCAATGTTGATCAAAATAATGAGATACCCCATATCAGCGTTTACAGACTGGTAAATTCAGCCAGCAGCCATTTCTCTGAAAATGTTATAGATGCATTAGAAGAAATTTGTTTAGATAAAGATGTCACCAAAATGATAACTGTTGATGGCGAGAATTTTATTCCCCTTAACATAATAAATACTGCAGAAGAACAGGAGAATTGGGTTTTTTATTATGATCACAAATATTACGAACTAAAAGAATTTAAAAAATATCTAAAAAAAACTATAAAGATGAAAAAAATATTTATCTCGTATTCAAAAGCTGATGCCTTTTATCTGGAGAAATTGGAAAAACATTTAAGCGTACTGAAAAGAAATGGAACCATAGATACCTGGAATTGCCGTCAATTGCTTGCAGGAGAAAAATGGGATGGGAAAATTAAAAAAGAACTGGAAGAAGCGAACGTAATTATATTCTTGGTAAGCGATGATTTTCTAGCTACAGATTACATTTGGGATGTGGAGATAAAAAGAGCAATTGAACGCGAGACTGCCGATCCGGATGGTGTGAAGGTAGTGCCAATTATAGTGCGAAGCTGCTATTGGGAAGAATCGCCTTTAAGCGTATATAATACTGCACCTAAAAAAGCGCAGGTGATTACACTGGCTGGGGATATTGATCTAGCGTACACGGAGGCTGTAAAGGAAATCAAGAAAATATTGTAA
- a CDS encoding ATP-binding protein, with amino-acid sequence MSKNRINIRPHVSMLSVLKFVEYETWFALAEFVDNSIASYLKNEKELKLLHGNDFQLEVAIEINDHENKITIRDNAGGIEKSNYERAFRAAEIPADTTGLSEFGMGMKSASCWFSDFWTVRTKALNETEEKTVKFDMNKIFEDKLEELEFVAKLADKNYHYTIIELENVNKMPRHKGLAKVKSHLASIYRDFIRRGILKLVVNNSELQFSEPKILTAPKFDDAGGEKIEWRKEISFVLDDGLSVKGFVAIRETGSTAEAGFALFRRGRVIEGSFDNGFRPEFIFGASNSYRYQRVFGELHLEGFGVSFTKKGIQWDENLDVFLKCLKDELNHESFPLLVQAEKFRARANDADYKKSGVKALSGTVSDFDKKAPQAIKETFENSSAEGEDSTNEELVKTDKRIYKSFKVHFNKINWLIAIELSYDTSLTDLIEVGPHLVKDPVSEPDIKQIGIRLSLVHPFMVEYAGTENGKIEPILKMTAAMGLAEIIARESGAKTQGEIRRNFNQLITKISTN; translated from the coding sequence ATGAGTAAAAACAGAATAAATATCAGGCCCCATGTTTCCATGCTGTCTGTTCTAAAGTTTGTTGAATACGAAACATGGTTTGCTTTGGCGGAGTTTGTGGACAATTCAATTGCAAGTTATCTTAAGAATGAAAAAGAACTTAAGTTGTTGCATGGAAATGATTTTCAATTAGAAGTTGCGATAGAAATTAATGATCATGAAAACAAAATTACTATCCGAGATAATGCAGGGGGTATAGAAAAATCCAACTATGAGCGAGCTTTCAGAGCTGCAGAAATTCCAGCCGATACCACAGGACTTTCTGAATTTGGAATGGGAATGAAGTCGGCCTCATGTTGGTTTTCTGATTTTTGGACAGTCCGTACAAAAGCGCTGAACGAGACTGAAGAAAAGACAGTGAAGTTTGATATGAATAAAATCTTCGAAGATAAGTTGGAAGAGTTAGAATTTGTAGCAAAACTAGCAGATAAAAACTATCATTACACTATTATTGAACTTGAAAATGTAAACAAAATGCCAAGGCATAAAGGTCTTGCAAAGGTAAAATCACATCTTGCCAGCATATACCGGGATTTTATTCGTAGAGGTATTTTAAAACTGGTGGTCAACAACAGCGAACTCCAGTTTTCTGAGCCCAAAATTCTAACAGCTCCAAAATTTGATGATGCAGGTGGTGAGAAGATTGAATGGAGAAAGGAAATTAGTTTTGTTCTGGATGATGGCTTGTCTGTTAAAGGTTTTGTTGCAATCAGGGAAACCGGTTCAACAGCGGAAGCGGGTTTTGCATTATTTAGGAGGGGCAGGGTGATTGAAGGAAGTTTTGACAATGGTTTCAGACCCGAGTTTATATTCGGTGCATCGAATAGCTACAGATATCAAAGAGTTTTCGGCGAACTTCATCTTGAAGGTTTTGGTGTCTCATTTACAAAAAAAGGCATTCAATGGGACGAAAATCTGGATGTGTTTTTAAAATGTCTGAAAGATGAATTAAACCATGAAAGTTTTCCTCTTCTGGTTCAGGCAGAAAAGTTCAGGGCAAGAGCCAATGATGCGGATTATAAAAAGTCGGGTGTTAAAGCGCTCAGTGGCACTGTTTCTGATTTTGACAAAAAGGCACCGCAGGCTATTAAGGAAACTTTTGAGAATAGCAGTGCTGAAGGAGAAGATAGCACTAATGAAGAACTGGTTAAAACCGACAAAAGAATTTACAAATCATTCAAGGTGCATTTCAATAAAATAAACTGGCTTATTGCAATAGAACTTTCCTATGATACATCTTTAACTGATCTGATTGAAGTGGGGCCGCATCTTGTAAAGGATCCAGTTTCAGAGCCTGATATAAAACAGATAGGCATTCGATTGTCGTTAGTTCATCCTTTTATGGTTGAGTATGCAGGAACAGAGAATGGAAAGATTGAACCGATTTTAAAAATGACAGCGGCAATGGGTTTGGCAGAAATAATTGCAAGAGAAAGCGGTGCAAAGACGCAGGGAGAAATCCGAAGAAATTTCAATCAGCTAATAACAAAAATATCTACTAATTAA
- a CDS encoding Z1 domain-containing protein — protein sequence MTETAAMEGSGNPNNAKWQPKQGGEIEGLLKYKGFADNEGKIDSTGQRVIEETFKILGMCGDPNEEQNVETGLVIGYVQSGKTLSFTSVAALANDNQYQIVIIIAGTSVPLSEQSYERMKKDLRIDTRFDRKWTIIKNVGTQEDRNTIEMKLEQWADHTYPKENCSTLLITVMKNGSRLRNLTDQLRDLNLDSVPTLIIDDESDQASLNTRARVNANTGEEVNEGEASTIYRRINELRAVFPHHTFLQYTATPQANLFINILDRLSPNFIKLLTPGSGYTGGNVFFVQNPNLIRRIPDVEIPSNHNPVHEPPESLLFALKIFFLGVVTGEIKRDQRNRSMMVHPSRLTNSQNIYYTWIRNICESWKTLLQSSSRADEDEKKELLKEFRVAYDDLKQTVDNLPTFEELTNTRLLHCIKNTRIMEINASRGKTPEIRWSDFYSHILIGGQAMDRGFTVEGLTISYMPRPLATGQVDTTLQRARFFGYKGSYLGFCRVWLDNPNIEAFRAIIEHEEDVRQRLEEFDVNNKHLNEWERETVLDQMLRLTRPNILYNDIDRDYFGQEWFTVGAPHDTENLILYNKNVVSEFTSKYIDSFVTNDGHVERTDLQRHLEAELPLEESLQLLLNRLKFTRETDSQTYSSLRGLLSSYLQENKDETCMLYVISSRIENDTIIQATRQRRLNQNDNIQQLFQGEQPTSNGRLRKGEVYIGDRNIRSHDKVTIQIHRLKLLDRNGNEILNEDGNEVYNDLISLAIWIPERIGRDIIRQPDNI from the coding sequence ATGACAGAAACAGCAGCAATGGAAGGTAGCGGAAATCCCAATAATGCAAAATGGCAACCTAAGCAGGGAGGTGAAATTGAAGGATTATTGAAGTATAAGGGATTTGCGGATAACGAAGGTAAAATTGACTCGACAGGACAACGCGTAATTGAAGAAACTTTCAAGATCCTCGGGATGTGCGGAGACCCTAACGAAGAGCAGAATGTTGAAACAGGGCTAGTTATAGGTTATGTGCAAAGCGGAAAAACGCTCTCTTTTACCTCTGTTGCTGCTCTTGCAAACGATAATCAATATCAAATCGTAATTATAATTGCGGGAACATCTGTGCCTCTTTCGGAGCAGTCATATGAAAGAATGAAAAAGGACCTTCGTATAGATACAAGATTTGACCGTAAGTGGACAATCATAAAAAATGTTGGAACCCAAGAAGACAGAAATACAATAGAAATGAAATTGGAACAATGGGCGGATCACACTTATCCAAAAGAAAATTGCTCCACATTATTGATAACAGTCATGAAAAACGGCAGCCGATTAAGAAACTTGACCGATCAGTTGCGTGATTTAAATCTTGATAGTGTTCCAACTCTTATCATAGATGATGAAAGCGATCAAGCAAGTTTGAATACAAGGGCTAGAGTAAATGCAAATACAGGAGAGGAAGTGAATGAAGGAGAAGCTTCAACAATCTATAGAAGAATTAATGAACTAAGAGCTGTATTTCCTCATCATACATTTTTACAGTATACTGCTACACCTCAAGCTAACCTATTTATTAATATTTTGGACAGACTCTCGCCGAACTTTATAAAACTTCTCACACCAGGAAGCGGTTATACCGGCGGTAATGTTTTTTTTGTTCAAAACCCTAATTTGATTAGAAGAATACCTGATGTTGAAATCCCATCAAATCACAATCCTGTGCACGAACCCCCTGAGAGTTTACTTTTTGCATTAAAAATTTTCTTCTTAGGAGTTGTAACTGGTGAAATTAAAAGGGATCAGCGTAATCGCTCTATGATGGTTCACCCATCGAGATTAACCAATTCACAAAATATATATTATACTTGGATCAGAAATATTTGTGAGAGCTGGAAAACTTTATTGCAAAGCAGTTCTCGTGCCGATGAAGATGAAAAAAAAGAATTATTAAAAGAGTTTAGAGTAGCGTATGATGATTTGAAGCAGACAGTTGATAATCTGCCTACATTTGAAGAATTGACTAACACCAGGCTTCTGCATTGTATAAAAAATACAAGAATAATGGAGATAAATGCAAGTCGAGGAAAGACACCTGAAATTCGCTGGAGTGATTTCTATTCTCATATTTTGATTGGCGGACAAGCAATGGACAGAGGATTTACGGTTGAAGGACTTACCATTTCTTATATGCCAAGACCATTAGCGACAGGACAAGTAGATACGACTTTACAAAGAGCCAGATTTTTTGGTTATAAAGGTTCTTATCTTGGTTTCTGCAGAGTTTGGTTAGATAACCCAAACATTGAAGCTTTTAGGGCTATAATAGAACATGAAGAAGATGTGAGGCAGCGTTTAGAAGAATTTGATGTAAATAACAAACATCTAAATGAATGGGAGAGGGAAACTGTTTTAGATCAAATGCTCAGACTAACAAGACCTAATATTTTGTATAACGACATTGATAGGGATTATTTTGGACAAGAATGGTTTACAGTTGGAGCACCTCATGACACAGAAAATTTAATACTCTATAATAAAAATGTTGTCTCAGAATTTACAAGTAAATACATTGATAGTTTTGTAACTAATGATGGGCATGTGGAAAGGACTGATCTACAGCGACATCTGGAGGCAGAATTACCGCTGGAGGAAAGCCTTCAGTTGCTGCTGAATAGATTAAAATTTACTAGAGAAACTGACAGTCAGACTTATTCGAGTTTGCGAGGTTTATTAAGTTCTTATCTCCAAGAAAATAAAGATGAAACCTGTATGTTATATGTTATAAGTTCGAGGATTGAAAATGACACAATTATTCAAGCCACAAGACAGCGTAGATTAAACCAAAATGATAATATCCAACAGCTTTTTCAAGGGGAACAGCCAACATCAAACGGTAGACTTAGAAAAGGTGAAGTATATATAGGAGATAGAAATATCAGAAGCCATGATAAGGTGACAATTCAAATACACAGATTAAAATTACTCGATAGAAACGGTAATGAAATTTTAAATGAAGACGGCAATGAAGTTTATAACGACTTGATAAGTCTTGCAATCTGGATACCAGAAAGAATTGGTAGAGACATAATCAGGCAGCCTGACAATATCTGA
- a CDS encoding ParB N-terminal domain-containing protein, with translation MADRKSGVFQIKTENLILDQFNPRLYGETATESQDQIMTKIYQKESIDELASSLAVNGYFQEEPIIVVPENQNDFDTIDQTNIDNFKYIVIEGNRRTTSVKLLLNTANTIVDTDFPKIRDGIDLKQIPAIIYKNRDDVDTYLSVRHIAGNRKWDAFAKAKYIFEKVNKINVVTQDVSKAIEILSTQIGDKNNVVKKYYIYFKVFQQIEDDVLTYSSRHIKDRFSLLEVSLASGNTTIANYIGLPPFRKINLEDDLIKQDKVDELKNVTEWIFGTDDQGNNSLISDSRLISSVLKPILANKEAIDHLVTYKDLDGAYQLTGGEEQLVIGNINKSRKLLYNILGKVPKYKQNKEFLGAFEELLGSIDSIKKLME, from the coding sequence ATGGCTGATAGAAAATCAGGGGTTTTTCAGATAAAGACCGAAAATCTAATTTTAGATCAATTTAATCCAAGACTGTACGGAGAAACTGCGACAGAATCTCAGGATCAGATTATGACTAAAATTTACCAAAAGGAATCTATAGATGAACTAGCTAGTTCATTGGCTGTAAATGGCTATTTCCAGGAAGAGCCAATAATTGTAGTTCCAGAAAATCAAAATGATTTCGATACGATTGATCAAACAAATATAGATAATTTTAAATATATTGTAATTGAAGGGAATAGACGTACTACGTCTGTTAAACTTTTACTTAATACAGCTAATACTATTGTTGATACTGATTTTCCAAAAATTCGTGATGGAATAGACCTTAAGCAGATTCCTGCAATTATTTATAAAAATAGAGATGATGTTGATACATATCTTAGTGTAAGACATATTGCAGGGAATAGAAAGTGGGATGCTTTTGCAAAAGCCAAATACATCTTTGAAAAGGTTAATAAAATAAATGTAGTAACACAGGACGTTTCTAAAGCGATTGAGATTCTTTCAACTCAAATTGGTGACAAAAATAATGTTGTCAAAAAATATTATATTTATTTCAAAGTCTTTCAGCAGATTGAAGATGATGTTTTGACTTATTCCAGCAGACATATTAAAGATCGTTTTTCATTATTAGAAGTATCTCTAGCATCGGGAAATACTACTATTGCAAATTATATTGGATTACCTCCATTTAGAAAGATTAATTTAGAAGATGATCTTATTAAGCAGGATAAAGTTGATGAATTAAAGAACGTTACAGAATGGATTTTCGGAACGGACGATCAAGGTAACAATAGCCTTATAAGTGATTCAAGACTTATTAGTTCAGTTTTAAAGCCAATTTTAGCAAACAAAGAAGCAATAGATCATTTAGTAACATATAAAGACTTAGATGGAGCATATCAGCTAACAGGAGGCGAAGAACAGCTTGTTATTGGAAATATTAACAAATCAAGAAAATTACTATATAATATTTTAGGTAAAGTACCCAAGTATAAGCAGAATAAAGAATTCCTTGGTGCTTTTGAAGAATTATTAGGCAGTATTGATTCAATTAAAAAATTAATGGAATGA
- the dcm gene encoding DNA (cytosine-5-)-methyltransferase, translated as MRFIDLFAGIGGFHQALSNLGHECVFASEKKEHLAKLYELNYNIVPNRNIRDVNPSEIPDHDILCAGFPCQPFSKAGNMQGLQDENNGSFFDIIIEILQEKNPTYFILENVRNIESHDDFKTWDYISESLIGLGYNISKNVMSPHQYNIPQHRERLFIIGSRLPIDNFEWPPKVELTNTVRNFLHSENAKLVEEDRMDVIDIWQDFINILPTDKSLPGFPIWSMEFGATYPTEVPISELSNEELEKYKGSYGVPLKGLSYEEKIKNLPGYAVKNKGRLVYPDWKIRWINNNRELFIKNKRELVPIVKKLKKLTNKSWQKFEWNCGDVDRNIREHIIQFRASGVRIKKADFFPSLVTVSTQIPIIGWENRYLTPEEGARIQSFENITFPENITTCFGALGNAVNVKLVNLIAANLLPPVEENQVEIYLNQHIELRNAL; from the coding sequence ATGAGATTCATTGATTTATTTGCGGGTATTGGCGGATTTCATCAGGCTCTTTCTAATTTAGGGCACGAATGCGTGTTTGCAAGTGAAAAAAAAGAGCATCTTGCAAAACTTTATGAGCTAAATTATAACATTGTCCCTAATAGAAACATACGGGATGTTAATCCTTCAGAAATTCCAGACCACGATATTTTGTGTGCCGGATTCCCATGCCAGCCATTTTCTAAAGCTGGGAATATGCAGGGACTACAAGACGAAAATAATGGTAGTTTTTTCGATATCATTATCGAAATATTGCAAGAGAAAAATCCAACATATTTTATCTTAGAAAACGTAAGGAATATTGAATCACATGATGATTTTAAAACTTGGGATTATATTTCAGAAAGTCTGATCGGACTAGGATATAATATTAGTAAAAATGTGATGTCACCACACCAATACAATATTCCCCAGCATAGGGAAAGGTTGTTTATCATAGGTTCACGTCTGCCAATTGATAATTTTGAATGGCCTCCTAAAGTGGAGCTAACTAATACTGTTCGAAATTTTCTCCATTCAGAAAATGCAAAATTAGTGGAGGAAGACCGAATGGATGTTATCGATATCTGGCAGGATTTTATCAATATACTGCCGACAGATAAAAGTTTACCAGGCTTTCCAATTTGGTCCATGGAATTTGGAGCGACTTATCCAACTGAAGTGCCAATAAGTGAATTATCTAATGAAGAATTAGAAAAATATAAAGGAAGTTACGGTGTTCCATTAAAGGGACTTTCTTATGAAGAAAAAATAAAAAACTTGCCAGGATATGCTGTAAAGAACAAAGGAAGACTTGTATATCCTGACTGGAAAATCCGATGGATAAATAATAATAGAGAACTTTTTATTAAAAACAAAAGGGAGCTAGTACCTATTGTTAAAAAACTAAAGAAGCTTACCAATAAGAGCTGGCAAAAATTTGAATGGAACTGTGGTGATGTAGATAGAAATATCAGAGAACATATAATTCAGTTCCGGGCTTCTGGAGTGAGAATTAAAAAGGCTGATTTTTTCCCATCTCTGGTAACTGTAAGTACACAGATACCAATAATAGGATGGGAGAATAGATATCTGACGCCTGAGGAAGGAGCAAGGATACAATCATTTGAGAATATTACTTTTCCTGAAAATATTACAACCTGTTTTGGTGCGCTTGGGAATGCAGTAAATGTTAAACTGGTAAATTTAATCGCTGCAAATCTGCTGCCACCAGTTGAAGAAAATCAAGTTGAAATTTATTTAAATCAGCATATTGAACTTAGAAATGCTTTGTAA